In Pyrus communis chromosome 15, drPyrComm1.1, whole genome shotgun sequence, the genomic stretch actaccaccgacaacctcccacaagtcttgaccttgaaggtaagactctatacacgttgcccacgtgttatagttttggttgttgagcttcttgattcctccaacaacttgaagatcacccatcgtatcggcaagactttgactacaccgaacaagcttgagtgactaccgtgcagagtaatacactactctcgacacaaagaagctccctctcaaggtttgtgataaccccagcaataatctcaagaaatcttttctgatgtggaagatcagtcaaaactgcaaccacagagcatactcggaatttcaagagactttacaaccaatgctctaccaagaacgatccctgaccgacttggctctgataccaattgttgaataagaagagtatccaagataactctaatgatcccaagaagaagaaaatagagcacactcttaaagaaagctcacaaaacaaactaattaacaaagcttttcttatttagctctaggctttgtttttccttggatgattacaatgcttggggacttggatatttatagcaaaccaaatgaaagctacaccacacacttaattaaactaagattatttgctaccacacaaaacccattaattgcacctaattttttccactcaaccatacctaacattgattctacctaacattgattctcaacattccattttttttatccCACTGAATATCAATTGTTTTCTTGAGTTGTATCTGGAGTTCTATGCATTTCTTGAAGAGTTATGGCAAGATCAATAACTAGAACTAAGGTAATCTCTCACATTCTGGTAGAGAAGAAAtcataaaaatgataaaaccctATAGGCTGACGCCACAAATtccacccaaaaaaccataTATCCAGAGACGCATGACCATGGTGTTCGTTGCCACTCGAATAATACGAAGTCCTTAATTCTGTCGTTCAAATAGCTGAATGGACTTTCAGGCCAGTTATCTGGTGAGGTTTTGGCTTCATCCTGAACACCAGCGGTTCCATCTTATTGTTGAGCTTTTGAAAGTACGAGAGCTCATATTTTTGCCATAAAAAGTTTCGAGCGTGACCCTAATCCTTCTCCAAGTAGAAACTCTTGAATCACCATTCAAGACACGCCTATTTTTATATAGAAAAGAACCTAAAAATATGATGAGAGATAGAACTGAAGCCGTCCCAGCAATAAGAAAAGGGCCCCAAAAGCTGTTAAGGCCAAGACTGTTGCTTGATACTCTTGGATTTGAATTATCTTAGCAACTACTCTCTTGactgaaccttttttttttcaatgctcATTACCTTCTCTTCCTGTGAAACGTCATGTACGAGAGGTGAAAGTTTCGGAAACACGTGTAAGcaaaaaaaaggaaatcatGTGAAAAAAATCAAGTCCAAATAATAGACAAGTGTTATAATTTATTAAAGAGTAGTGATGAATAATTACTATGTGAAAAAACCATGGTTGAGAAAGAGAACCAGAAGCTTGTACCAACTTGATGTGAGGGAGAGCCACAAAAATCTTCATTAATTCGATGCTCAAGCACCCAAATGACAAAGCGAATGAAGACGAAGAAACAGGTTGTTGTAAGGCACAAGTCCCATGTCAAGGGCTTCAAGAAAACCCCATGCAGTTTTGCTCCTGGTGTCTATGATTGGCACAACCATTGCTACACCAGATTCTGTGTAGGGCGTTGTAAAGTCCACGTACACCGATTTGCAAAATTGGGATTCGGAGGAGCATTGCTCAAGTCAACACCTAGGTCTGCAACACAGATGATCGATATACAAGCTTAACGAACTTCACGATCAGTCAACTAAATGAATTTTTCTAATTATAAGGTTTTTTAAATACGGAATAATCTGAACAAAGTGGTCAGTAATATTCTTGGATTCTTGTGGACTGAAGAGCCAGAAAGTCAAGCTTCTAGTTTCAGCAAGCCTGATATGCCCAAAAAGACATATATACATACTCAAGACACCAAAATTCCTTTTCGCAAGCAACAGTCTTTTGAAACGTGTCAATTTATACCCTAAATCCTAATAAGAGGCCGCAGCGCTtcataagaacaaaacatttttTAGCTTCTCCAATTTTTCAAAACGTGTAAGTTAGTATCCTAAACCCTAATAAGAGGCCAGAGCTCTATAAGAACTACGATCATTAACTAGTCTGGGCCGGGTCATCGTATCCAGCCCCTCCCTCATTTTGTATTGGGCACACATTGATTAGGTGCAACCGAAAacttaatttgtgtgtgtggcAAGTCAACGTCCTCATATATATGAAAACTGGCACGCATAAATCGTAACAAATATTATTGTTTGGATAAAATATACTAGCCGATTAAGGAGTGTGATTaattcttaaaattttaaaaagagtgaaaaaaatgatgaagaaacaatttttcttaataagtgcatattttatcttaataatacataattattgttttgtcCTCCTtctgtaaatattgtgtattaaAAGTGAGGGTAGAAAAAATAGGAATATGATTGCCATTTtatcaaaagatacaaaattactattttgtctTCCTTATGTAAGTATTGTGTATCAAACGTGatggtaaaataggaaaaaaagtgGTAAAAAGTTAACAATGAGGgttctcttaataataatagTATAGATAGATTTATTGACTTGAGGTGTACatataaaacaagttaattaaCATAGTCTCCCAAAAGGTTATATACAATGCTACCATATTAATCTTCCCCCTCCCAGAGTATTGAAGATTCAACTAATAAAGACCCAACTTTAGCTACACTAACTTGACCTAAATCGCcctcacatatatatacatggatGACTATATTATTATCatacaaaaaatttacaaacttgtacgtgttaattaattattggttTCCTGAGCTCCTTCAGGAGTATTTGGTATTTCACCAACAGGTGTTCCTTGTTCTCTGAAGAAATCTGAGTCTGGATCTGTGTCGTTTGAACGGCCTGATTCAGGGCTTGGCGGGCAGGTGGTGTTATTGTTTGGTGAAGCCTCAACAGCTGCAGCTCCAACATTAGAGGATGTTCCATCTCGAGCGCCACTCTTTCTAAAAGTATGAGAGCTGAGGTCTTTTTGGTCAAAGAATCCAAGCATGACCCTAATTCTTTTCCATCCCGAGGCGTCCGTTGTCATGAAAATGTGCCGATGCCTATAACAGAAGGAGACTGCAAATATGATAAGAGCTGATAATGAAGAGACCCCGGCAATGAGGAAGAGACCCCAAAAGCTATCAAGGCCAAGACTGTTGGAATTAGAGATGGTCGGTTTTGTATCCGAACATGTGGTATCTGCTGTGAACCATTTGTTTTCAATGTCCTTCATCTCATCTCCCTCAGTCACGTTGAGAATCGCCCTCGAAACATCTGACACAAGAGGTGAACCTTTCGGAAAGACCTGTACGGGAGGGACGTATATTATTAGACACACGAGTGGATTTGTAGTGTGTATTTTGTGTGCGTGTGCGTGTAAGggacatatatataatacacaaTATacaacaataatgtgattcatgGAGGATTAATTGTGAGCGAAGTAAAGAGGGAGCGCTTACAAAGCCAAAGCCATCAGTTTTGAATAGGGGGCCAATCATGGTGTATGTAGAGCAATATTTTGCGAGAAAAAGCTTCATGTTGGGGGTTTCATCAATAGCAGCAGCAATACCTCCGTTTGCACTCCCGTttgttaaaaattcattacaTTGTGCTGAAGAATTATAAGGCCTTAATTTGGAGGGATGAACACCATTTTGTATCAGAAGTTTGCCGACAAAAGAACCATTAATGTACCCGATATACTCCTCCTCCTTTATTAGAACGCTTAAATTCGTAAAAGTTGGCTGAAGTTGTTGAACTGTTAATAGAGAAGTGAGACTGGCTGTATAACTTTGAGTCAGTACCAGCACCACAAACACCCATACAATCACCACAAACCTTGCCAAGTTGCTAATCACCGTCTCACCTGTAGATTAATCAAAGTAAAAAATGTggatacaaaaataattaattgttgaattttgaGTAGTATATAAATATGGTTATGAAGTTGTATAGTAGTATTTACGGTGTGCAAAAACCATGGTCGAGAAGGAGAACCAAAAGCTCGTTCCAACTTGATGCAAGGGAGGCCCTCGAAATTCTTCGTTAATACGGTGTTCAAGAACCCAAACCACAAAACCAATGAAGACAAAAAAGCAAGAACTTGTCAGCCAGAGGTCCCATGTCAAAGGCTTCAAGAAGATCCATGCATTTTTGCTCTTGCCGTCTTTCATTGGCACTACCATTACCACTCCTGATTCCGTGTATGGCAATGTGAAGTCCACATACAAAGACCGGTCTGCTCTAATTGTTGTGTCCGCTGCCAACGCGTCGAATTTCTGTGACATAAAACATGATAATATATCACATCACCAAATTATGAGTACTGCAAATGatcatgaaaattgaaaagattgaagaaaatcaagttCATATTAATTTCACATACCCCAAGATAAACTTGATGGACCAAATCACTGTAACTGCCAGCACTTGTACCATCAGGCCTTGCAAAGGGAATGAAGTCATAAGAAACAGCGTATGGCAATTTTCGCATTGCAGCATCAAAGACGTCGATACAGAACCCGGAAACTTCGGTTGTATTGTTGCTAGGATCAGGTACCACCCTCACAAACTCAGCAAAAGCATCACTTATTGGAACTCCTACTTTCAACCTTTTGCC encodes the following:
- the LOC137717634 gene encoding glutamate receptor 2.7-like translates to MKRRTRTNLICSFFLLISLSSNLSLVMGQKSQNTTIPVKVGVVLDDLDSSSTKVWLSCIEMALSDFYTSRASSSTRLALSIRDSREDVVDAAAAALDLIKNLQVQAILGPKSSMQANFVIDLGEEAQVPIMSFSATSPSLTSIRSPYFFRAVQNDSSQVKAISAIIEAFGWREAVPIYVDNEFGEGVIPYLADALQEVEARIPYRSVIPPGASDDQIKAELYKLRTMQTRVFIVHMLPSLGIHLFAKAQEIGMMDEGYVWIMTGGLTNHITTMSSSVLNSMEGALGVRTYVPQKVELMDFRVRWKKKFQKENPNIIDAELDVPALRAYDAAFALAMAVENVGTRNFGFEKMNGSTNSSTDLEALGLSQNGPELGKSLASTKFTGLAGNFSFVDGQLQPSIFEMVNVIGHAAKTIGFWTPQSGLVKKLNFTNTENTTYSTSKSNLGPILWPGDSTSVPKGWENPTYGKRLKVGVPISDAFAEFVRVVPDPSNNTTEVSGFCIDVFDAAMRKLPYAVSYDFIPFARPDGTSAGSYSDLVHQVYLGKFDALAADTTIRADRSLYVDFTLPYTESGVVMVVPMKDGKSKNAWIFLKPLTWDLWLTSSCFFVFIGFVVWVLEHRINEEFRGPPLHQVGTSFWFSFSTMVFAHRETVISNLARFVVIVWVFVVLVLTQSYTASLTSLLTVQQLQPTFTNLSVLIKEEEYIGYINGSFVGKLLIQNGVHPSKLRPYNSSAQCNEFLTNGSANGGIAAAIDETPNMKLFLAKYCSTYTMIGPLFKTDGFGFVFPKGSPLVSDVSRAILNVTEGDEMKDIENKWFTADTTCSDTKPTISNSNSLGLDSFWGLFLIAGVSSLSALIIFAVSFCYRHRHIFMTTDASGWKRIRVMLGFFDQKDLSSHTFRKSGARDGTSSNVGAAAVEASPNNNTTCPPSPESGRSNDTDPDSDFFREQGTPVGEIPNTPEGAQETNN